GCATGAGGCCGCAATGGTCGAGCGAGTCAAGAATGGCCTGGAGCAGGAAATCCCCGTCTACCAACAGGAAGTCGTGGCCGAGGACAGGGCGACGCTGGCCAATTTCAATCTGACCACAGCCAAGCCGATGATGATCGTGCTCAATATCTCTGAAGACGATGTCGCAGATGTGCCGACGTTAGAGGCCGAGTGGCGGGCCCGGCTCTCTCAGACCAGTCGAGAGGTAGTCGCACTGTGCGCCAGCCTGGAGGAGGAGCTTGCGCAGTTGCCGGAGGATGACGAGGCGGAGTTCCGCGCTTCGCTGGACGCAGGTCAGCCGGGACGCGACCGCGTGGCTGAGGCGTCCTACGCGTTGTTAGGGCTGGTGTCCTTCCTGACCGTTGGCCCCGATGAGGTCCGCGCGTGGACCATCGCGAGAGAAACACCTGCGCAACGTGCGGCGGGCAAGGTGCACTCGGACATCGAGCGGGGGTTCATTCGTGCGGAGGTCGTGACCTACGGCGACCTGATGGCGGATGGAGGGCTTGCGGCAGCCCGCAAGGCTGGACACCTGCGTTCCGAAGGCAAGACCTACCCGGTCCAAGATGGCGACATCATCAACTTCCTCTTCAGCGTGTAGTCCGCCGACACCATGAATACGCAACCGCTCGCTCAGCCCCACGTCAGCGAAACAGCCCGCAGCCTCAGTGGCGGCATTGCACTCTACGTTCACATCCCCTTCTGCGAGACAAAGTGCCCCTACTGCGATTTCAACACCTATGCGGGCATCAACCACCTGCTCCCACCATACCTCTCTGCACTGGAGCGTGAGATTGAGGTGTGGGGCACCACCCTTGGACACCCAACGGTGAACACTGTCTTCCTTGGCGGCGGCACGCCCTCGATGCTCTCACCGGTGCAGATGGCCGGGCTGCTGTCGTCCGTGCGCGAGGCCTTCCCCATCGCCGCCGGTGCCGAGATCACGGCTGAGGTAAACCCCGACGACGCCTCCATCGCGCGTTTGTCGGCGTTCCGGGAGATGGGCGTGAACCGCATTAGCCTCGGCGTGCAGTCCCTTGACGAGGCCGAGTTGCGGATGCTCGGACGGCGGCACGGCGCGGCCGAGGCGCTCGCAGCCCTGGCAAACATAACTAATGCCGGATTCACCAACTTCAGTGCCGACCTGATGTATGGGCTGCCGCACCAAGGCATGGACACTTGGAGGAGTACCGTCAAGGAGGTAGTCGGG
The Chloroflexota bacterium DNA segment above includes these coding regions:
- a CDS encoding DUF933 domain-containing protein, yielding MDLLIIGFAQSGKTSLFSALTHRQTAPGGRSGGNIGVAKVPDDRLGPLAEMFNPQRIVPAEIQYIDTPGMGGGRNRGAGVSGEILNLMQRADAFVHVVRAFDDGGEPPEDAIVSMDLELAMVDLGILERRLERLNASLKGARAADRGAIEHEAAMVERVKNGLEQEIPVYQQEVVAEDRATLANFNLTTAKPMMIVLNISEDDVADVPTLEAEWRARLSQTSREVVALCASLEEELAQLPEDDEAEFRASLDAGQPGRDRVAEASYALLGLVSFLTVGPDEVRAWTIARETPAQRAAGKVHSDIERGFIRAEVVTYGDLMADGGLAAARKAGHLRSEGKTYPVQDGDIINFLFSV